Proteins found in one Oncorhynchus gorbuscha isolate QuinsamMale2020 ecotype Even-year linkage group LG15, OgorEven_v1.0, whole genome shotgun sequence genomic segment:
- the LOC123998053 gene encoding trypsin-2, with amino-acid sequence MNPFHRQDHTATMISLVFVLLIGAAFATEDDKIVGGYECKAYSQPHQVSLNSGYHFCGGSLVNENWVVSAAHCYKSRVEVRLGEHNIKVTEGSEQFISSSRVIRHPNYSSYNINNDIMLIKLSKPATLNTYVQPVALPSSCAPAGTMCTVSGWGNTMSSTADKNKLQCLNIPILSYSDCNNSYPGMITNAMFCAGYLEGGKDSCQGDSGGPVVCNGELQGVVSWGYGCAEPGNPGVYAKVCIFNDWLTSTMATY; translated from the exons ATGAACCCCTTTCATCGACAGGATCATACAGCAACCATGATTTCTCTGGTCTTCGTTCTGCTCATTGGAGCCGCTT TCGCAACGGAGGATGACAAGATCGTTGGAGGGTATGAGTGCAAGGCCTACTCCCAGCCCCACCAGGTGTCTCTGAACTCTGGGTACCACTTCTGTGGTGGCTCCTTGGTCAATGAGAATTGGGTTGTGTCTGCTGCTCACTGCTACAAGTC ccgtGTGGAGGTGCGTCTGGGCGAGCACAACATCAAGGTGACTGAGGGTAGCGAGCAGTTCATCTCTTCATCCCGCGTGATCCGTCACCCCAACTACAGCTCCTACAACATCAACAATGACATCATGCTGATCAAGCTGAGCAAGCCTGCCACCCTCAACACCTACGTGCAGCCTgttgctctgcccagcagctgtGCCCCCGCGGGCACCATGTGTACCGTCTCTGGATGGGGCAACACCATGAGCTCCA CCGCTGACAAGAACAAGCTTCAGTGCCTGAACATCCCCATCCTGTCCTACAGCGACTGTAACAACTCCTACCCTGGCATGATCACCAACGCCATGTTCTGCGCTGGATACCTGGAGGGAGGCAAGGACTCTTGCCAG ggtgacTCTGGTGGCCCTGTGGTGTGCAACGGTGAGCTCCAGGGTGTTGTGTCCTGGGGTTACGGCTGTGCCGAGCCCGGTAACCCCGGTGTCTACGCCAAG gtGTGCATCTTCAATGACTGGCTGACCAGCACCATGGCCACCTACTAA